In the genome of Ziziphus jujuba cultivar Dongzao chromosome 10, ASM3175591v1, the window actgcACTAATCTATTTCGTTATCATGGGCTATGTTTTTCGTGTCTGGTTCTTTTTAATCTCTTAATGAAATTCTCCATAAAGTTTAGCCTCCTTCACAAGGTTTATCTCTTGTTCTGGTAATCGATTGATTTTTGGGTGGTACGTTTTGTTCTGATTATAAATTGCCAtttgtttactttttaaatatagTTCTTTCTTTTGCCGTTTCTTCGTAATAGTTGATTATGACTTTTAGGTTTAAGATATTGCTTCGCCATGTTGATTGATGCACACCTATATCCCTACTTATTTTCTTGAAGCATATTATTAATGCACAAAGTTTCTTTCTTAACGCTTAAGCGCACCTGGGTAATACAAGGTTTTACATCAGCTGATTGGTTGGAGGAAAATCTTTTATCGCAAGCATTTCATACGTCTTTTCTATGGAGAATATGATTCTATCGTCATCGATTACTACGCtggtaaaaccaaaaaaaaaaaaaaaaaaacattcctaGCACCATTAAATTTTGCACACAATAAATTGTTTAACAAACAAATTTACATAAAGGTCATGTTATTTTTTGTCGCTTCCACAGGCTGTTAATTTCCTTTCTAGACATATACACAATTAGATGGGTTTGATGACATGATAAATGATACATCGAACTTGAATGGTTGAAGGTAGTCGCAATCTATAGCATTGGACATGCaggccaaaacaaaaaaaaaaaaagccttttaaGTTGCTAAAAACAATGCAATCCAAATTATTCATTACAATTCAGAAGCATAAGGGCTGTGACCCTTGCTTGAAAATTAAAACAACTAAGTATCCCATTACCAGTGATCTTATCCACAAAAGCATAAACATGAAAACCAAAAAGTCTCTCTCCACCTTAGCTTTTGGTCTTCAATCTTGAGTGGCTGCTCCTTGGTTGAGCTCAGCAAATCTCATCCCTACTCGCATGGAATGCTTTAGGAACTTCTCAGCACATCGCCGGACACAGGTCTCCTCTTGTTTTTGCAGAGACTTGTGTTTGAAAGTGTCCACACAGTCGTCGAAGCATCTCTCAACAAGCGAATTATACATCCTTAAGCTGCAAGAAAACAACTATAATTAGAAGCTCGGTACGCATCTGGTTGGACTGCAAAGAGACAGAGATTTTGCATCCATTGCAACATATTGGAGCTAATTTTAAAGCTACATCCAGGTAATTTGCAGAAGAATTAAAGCAATAAAAGTGGTAAATGCAAACACAAGCTCCATAATTGATGCTTGTTTGATTTAAGATACCAACTTGACAAGCTCCTTTTAATCTCAACCACATTTGTTAATAAACAACTTTATCAAACTTCAACAAGCAAGCATTATTCACTGATACAAATATGTTGTTCCCAAAACGTCCAGATGCAACATATAAGCGGCACTAGTTTTAAGGAGAACATTTCTCTGGCTTCACATAAGAATGTCACACACCACACAAATCATGTGACATATCATACAAACATGAACATGAAGCCATGTACTTAATTAAGCCCATAATCTCCTTCAAATTGTGGaatcctcatatatatatatatatatatgtagcactttgtttcatatatatatatatatagcacttTGTTCCTTGTCAGACTCAGATCTCAAAGAACACAATTCCAAACagattaaattatatgaattcaATAATTCTGCAAACACATTAACATTGCTTTCTTAGTTAAAATCACATCAAAAGGGGAACAATCTCCAAAACCCCAAGCTGTCCCTTTTCATTCTTTGTTCGGCCCAGAAAACCCATATTGAAATCcgattaaaattaaagattgagCACGAAAATGAGGCAGAATAGAAACTGAAAAAGGATCGAACCTGTCGCGGATCTGGAGCTGGTCGATCATGGCTGACATTCTGATCTTATCTGCTTCTGGAAGAGAGTCCAGATCCCCTAGCATGCTTTTGTCCATTGTCGATTGAATCACAGCGTAAATTCTTCAgagctttttattattatccttTCAGTGAGTTGAAAAAGGTATAAGGGTTTATGAAATGTTGACCTCCCGAAGCAAGTTCTTCTTCACTTTATAGTGAGGATAAACCCTAGCGATGCAAAATTACACACGCTGATTGAAACGGTGTCGCATGTGCTTTCTTAGTTCAATGGTCCTGGTTGTCCCACTTTAAATCGACTTAAGGCCGTTGGATCTGGGGACGCTGCAAAGTGTATTTGTTTTGTACGTTATATTCACCAAAtttacttattaaaaaatataagaatatttaattaatttaatttttttatattcaaattaaataatttttttaaatatttaagttaaataaatatattttaaaaaaattacatgaatgtacaaattgataatattttaatattttttgttttataaataaattcaataaacattttaataccCATAATATTACTGATTTGgataaattgtataaatatcccactaaattattatttatttatttattttcacataAACACTCTATTTGTTAGTAATTGCATATacaatgttttaattatttttcaaagaatacCCTTAGACTATGTTTGGTATATAAAATAACTATTCTTTTACAACTATAAATAGTtattaatagaaataaaaaataaaaaaataattgataattcctatttatatgattggtaaaaatattgatttaaaattaaagttcaatttttataaatattttatttttccaaaaaccttcaaatttggtaaaaagtaattaaaactaaattttatatttattttatatttttagtatgtgataattaatttaaatttaaatgtgataaaaatattttaaaatttatccaaattaaaatataataataggaaTTTTAAGGTTGTAAAAAAGAACTACTCTTCTTTCAAATGGAAGCATATGTATTCATATGAAATAACtattatcaaattcaaaaatttacgaaacatagaaaaaataaaatctataaaatagGAATTCTATTCCTATTTTTATTCCATAAGCTAAATatgcttttacattttttttttcgatcaaTAATTGATGaccttaaatttttgaaataaaatgttATCAATTCTATTATAAGAAAATCTCCAATTCAAACACAATGTGAtgcctttctttttcatttaaatcTCTTGTGTTTTTCATACATATGGTGTAAAATAATCGAGGATCTTTTATTATCTGTTAATTTTAAcagttcaaaattaaaataagattaaaaatcaatattatatgattgaataatattgtaaaattaattatggtCTTTAATTGGTAAAAGTTGAAAAATGGGTTTGCTTTGAACTTTTAATAGATATAGAATAATAAAACGATGTCGGTGatagttatttaaaataatgaggtctaaatattattaagacAAAATCATTAtggtataaatgaaaattttcttttattattattattataaataattttgggcatattatttttcaagatTCTTAAATGCTTTGGACATGCATATTTCCATTTCTCATATTAAAATAGTTTAagaatttgatttctatttggGAAGTactaaagtttcaaaaaaattgatttttaagaaTTAGTTTTTTGggaattagttttttaaaaattaatttttctcgtatTATATTTGgtaagaaatagaaaatttagaatttataagtgattaaatttaatattgtataataaactaaaaaaaaattatatttttaaaaaaaattcaaaaatttcattggATTTTTATAGCATATCCAATTATGAATATGATTGCTATTTATATGGTAtagaaattgatattatttaaatttatttggcATCAATGtacaatcaattttaaaattattttttaatggttatatgtataaaaactatttatagttattaattaattaaatattttattaatttattttcttttttgaaataattgattttttaagtaaaattttgctttttggaaaattttagaatatttaacaAACCTTCAAGAAGTAAAGAATTATTTagacatatcttttttttttttttcttaccataTCAGCTTAATAGGATGTTTAGACAGATcattgaaatttctttttttaatgtctatctttttttcttacatgaaaaaaaaaaaaaatctaacaataaACAAAGTCATTTAAGGTGCTCttaaaatgacatttttatGGATGGAAACAATTTTTCCGCATGTTTTTCCAGATAggtaagaatttaattttttaggtcCATACTTTTCTACCTCAAAATAAATATCGAAATAGAGAAATATCATCACTAttctaaaaaaactaaatttttactaactttatcattatttaaatggagcctatgtaaaaaaatttcataggtTAGATGTGGTTTTaaagtatttcaaaaaaaaaaaaaaaaggtgtggtTTTAAAGTATATGGGCAATGTCCAAAAGCATACTTACAAgcctgttttatattttttagaatttaaaaatggagaatatacttaaaaccattttatgaggatgaaaataaaaatttatgttttggtAAATGTCAAACatagaatatatttatattaaaaaaatctttattattggaaaaaaatatgctacaactatcaaaatattttacaaatttatttactaaataatacatattaaaatattattgatgatatattgatataacataaatatatatataatgaacttttaaatagataaaataaataaataaattaaatattattacattGCTGCATCATTTAGTAAagtaaatttgataaa includes:
- the LOC107411087 gene encoding mitochondrial import inner membrane translocase subunit Tim9 — encoded protein: MDKSMLGDLDSLPEADKIRMSAMIDQLQIRDSLRMYNSLVERCFDDCVDTFKHKSLQKQEETCVRRCAEKFLKHSMRVGMRFAELNQGAATQD